In one Drosophila pseudoobscura strain MV-25-SWS-2005 chromosome X, UCI_Dpse_MV25, whole genome shotgun sequence genomic region, the following are encoded:
- the alphaSnap gene encoding alpha-soluble NSF attachment protein: MGDNEQKALQLMADAEKKLTQQKGFLGSLFGGGSNKVEDAIECYQRAGNMFKMSKNWTKAGECFCEAATLHARAGSRHDAGTCYVDASNCYKKVDVENAVACLMKSIDIYTDMGRFTMAAKHHQSIAEMYEADSNTLAQSIQHYEQAADYFKGEESVSSANKCMLKVAQYAAQLEDYEKAISIYEQVAASSLESSLLKYSAKEYFFRAALCHLSVDLLNAQHAIQKYAEQYPAFQDSREFKLIKILCEHLEEQNIEGFTEAVKDYDSISRLDQWYTTILLRIKKAADEDPDLR; encoded by the exons ATGGGTGACAACGAACAGAAGGCACTGCAGCTGATGGCTGACGCCGAGAAGAAGTTGACACAACAAAAAGGCTTTCTAGGCTCTCTTTTCGG AGGCGGCTCAAACAAGGTTGAAGATGCCATCGAGTGCTATCAGCGTGCTGGCAACATGTTCAAAATGTCAAAGAACTGGACAAAAGCAGGCGAATGCTTCTGCGAGGCGGCCACTTTGCACGCACGCGCCGGGAGTCGCCATGATGCAGGCACCTGCTATGTGGATGCCTCCAACTGCTACAAAAAGGTTGATGTTGAGAACGCAGTTGCCTGTCTGATGAAGTCCATAGACATTTACACTGACATGGGTCGATTCACGATGGCCGCCAAGCACCACCAAAGCATCGCTGAAATGTACGAGGCTGATTCCAATACTCTG GCTCAATCAATTCAACACTATGAGCAGGCTGCAGACTACTTTAAGGGCGAGGAGTCTGTGAGCTCGGCCAACAAGTGCATGCTGAAGGTGGCCCAGTACGCAGCCCAGTTAGAGGACTACGAGAAAGCAATATCAATATACGAGCAGGTGGCAGCCTCGTCGCTGGAAAGCTCGCTGCTCAAGTACAGCGCCAAGGAGTACTTCTTTCGCGCGGCTCTCTGTCATTTGAGTGTCGATCTGCTGAATGCCCAGCATGCAATCCAGAAATATGCGGAACAATATCCAGCATTCCAGGACTCGCGAGAGTTCAAGCTCATTAAG ATTTTGTGCGAACATCTCGAGGAACAGAACATTGAGGGCTTCACAGAGGCCGTTAAGGACTACGACAGCATCTCGCGATTGGATCAGTGGTACACCACCATTTTACTTCGAATCAAGAAGGCTGCGGACGAGGATCCCGATTTGCGATAA